The genomic region ATTAGAACTCTAGAGTTCATACTGCTTCAAGTTGTTGGGTATGAGAGAAGTGATATCACGTCATCGCTGTTCAACTCAACTGACATCACTCCAAAACTGGTTGAGGACGACGATCCAGGAACCCTGATAGGAAACGTTATACTTAAGTGCGAGATGCTCACTAGACTTGACCCTCTCGGTAGAGGGGAACCTGTGCCCGCGGACATAATACCTGAACCCCAGTCACCCGTGATAATCCCCTATCCTGAGATGGTCGAGAGGGCCATGGGGATCAATCGCGGGAAATTGAAACTTGGCTTTCTCGACATTTCCAACTCCGAGGCAAGGGTCAGTATCCCTCCTGAGGAGTTGAACTTTCATAGTCTGGTCATAGGCACCACAGGGGCCGGGAAGACCTCATTCATTAAGGACGTGATAACCTCATTGGTCACTACGGTTGAAGACGAACAGGTGATCATCTTTGATGCCACAGGGGATTATTACCACTCATTCCTCCCACCTGATTTAACCTCAGAACATGTTAGGAGAGGGATAGAGGACTTCAATAAGCTGAACGGTCCAGTCAACGGGCTACACGAAGATATTCTCTTTCCGATTACTAGTCGTTGGCTAAGGAAGTATACTCAGGAGAGAACGGAAGAAGAAATAACCAAGACCTACTATGATCTCTACATCAAACCCCTAGTCAATTACATAGAGAGGAAGGGGATGAAGATTGATGTTCAGATTAGCGGAAGGAGGATTGAACTCGCCTCAGATTACTGGAAATCCAGCGCCGAGGTCCACCCCTTCTACCTGTCGTTCAGGGAAAACAGACGGATAGTTCATAAGTTAAACCCATACTTTAGTGAGCAGGCATCCCATTTCCTGAAGATAATTACCTCTCAACTGAAGGACGTCGAGAGCCTGGACGAGTTCATTGAGAACATGAACGAGGAGAACTTTGAGAAACTGCAGGTCCACAAGAGCACGCGTGAAAATATACTTCGTGGGCTCTACTTGCTCAGGGAAACTGGACTTTTTGATCTGCGTTCTCCTAGGACGTCCTTGGGAGACCTACTTTCCACCTCTAAGATGTTGACAATTGACCTCTACAATCAGGAGCTCGACGATTTCGCCCAGAAAATACTCACCTACTATTTCCTGGATAGAATCTTCCAGCTTAGGGAGAGCAAGATGAGAAAGGGCGAGATTAACAGTAAACTGCTCATTATCATAGATGAGGCCCATAGGTTCTTTCCGTCAAACAGAGGAGGGGAGGAGGACAGCAACTACGTGAGAAGGGTTGCGGGAAAGATATCTGTAATGATGAGGTTAGGCCGTAGGAGAAGAATAGGGTTCATGTTCTCCACTCACAATCC from Metallosphaera sedula DSM 5348 harbors:
- a CDS encoding ATP-binding protein translates to MKERTSRARALAVSLGKMIGKISKYMPNRIDQESLYVNAVVDAETYYSNEYLGRMGILLGAVDIRTLEFILLQVVGYERSDITSSLFNSTDITPKLVEDDDPGTLIGNVILKCEMLTRLDPLGRGEPVPADIIPEPQSPVIIPYPEMVERAMGINRGKLKLGFLDISNSEARVSIPPEELNFHSLVIGTTGAGKTSFIKDVITSLVTTVEDEQVIIFDATGDYYHSFLPPDLTSEHVRRGIEDFNKLNGPVNGLHEDILFPITSRWLRKYTQERTEEEITKTYYDLYIKPLVNYIERKGMKIDVQISGRRIELASDYWKSSAEVHPFYLSFRENRRIVHKLNPYFSEQASHFLKIITSQLKDVESLDEFIENMNEENFEKLQVHKSTRENILRGLYLLRETGLFDLRSPRTSLGDLLSTSKMLTIDLYNQELDDFAQKILTYYFLDRIFQLRESKMRKGEINSKLLIIIDEAHRFFPSNRGGEEDSNYVRRVAGKISVMMRLGRRRRIGFMFSTHNPSDLSDIIVQLANTKFVFRTSLDIAESLGVPRSEGKILSWERNGVAYMISPWLKQGRLKVRVPVPPPIGHYDLSRT